The following coding sequences lie in one Onychomys torridus chromosome X, mOncTor1.1, whole genome shotgun sequence genomic window:
- the Atp1b4 gene encoding protein ATP1B4 isoform X1, with translation MRRQLRSRRAPAFPYGYRYRLDDQDEVNQNYLADEEEDAEEEAQVMMVPGLEEEEEEEEGKEEEEEREEEGQGQPTGNVWRQKLQIVTEYLWDPEKRMSLARTGQSLSLILVIYFFFYASLAAVITLFLYMLFLAISPYMPTFTEQVKPPGVMIRPFAHSLNFNFNVSEPETWQHYVISLNGFLQGYNDSLQEEMNVDCPPGQYFIQDGDEDEDKKACQFKRSFLKNCSGLEDPTFGYSTGQPCILLKMNRIVGFRPELGDPVKVSCKVQKGDENDIRSINYYPESASFDLRYYPYYGKLTHVNYTSPLVAMHFTDVVKNQAVPVQCQLKGKGIINDVINDRFVGKIIFTLNIKT, from the exons ATGAGAAGGCAACTCCGCTCCAGAAGGGCTCCAGCCTTTCCTTATGGTTATCGCTACAGACTT GATGATCAGGATGAAGTAAATCAGAACTACTTAGCAGATGAGGAGGAGGACGCAGAAGAAGAGGCTCAGGTGATGATGGTGCCTGgtctggaggaagaggaagaagaggaggaaggaaaagaagaggaggaagaaagggaagaagaaggtcAGGGTCAGCCGACAGGCAATGTCTGGAGGCAGAAATTGCAGATCGTGACTGAATATCTGTGGGACCCAGAGAAAAGGATGTCTCTGGCCCGAACAGGTCAGAGTCTCA GTCTGATTTTAGTCATTTACTTCTTCTTCTATGCCTCCCTGGCAGCTGTGATCACCCTATTCTTGTACATGCTGTTCCTAGCCATCAGTCCCTACATGCCAACCTTCACTGAGCAGGTGAAACCTCCTG GAGTTATGATCAGACCCTTCGCTCATAGCCTTAACTTCAACTTCAATGTTTCCGAACCTGAAACTTGGCAGCATTATGTGATTAGCCTAAATGGCTTTCTTCAGG GCTATAATGACAGTCTTCAAGAGGAAATGAATGTAGATTGTCCTCCGGGACAATACTTCATCcaagatggagatgaagatgaGGACAAGAAGGCCTGCCAATTTAAACGCTCCTTCCTGAAGAATTGCTCTGGGCTGGAGGACCCTACTTTTGGATACTCTACTGGACAGCCTTGCATCCTCCTCAAGATGAACCGG ATTGTAGGCTTTCGTCCTGAGCTTGGAGATCCTGTGAAGGTGTCCTGCAAAGTTCAG AAAGGTGATGAAAACGACATTCGATCCATCAATTACTACCCAGAGTCGGCTTCTTTTGACCTCCGCTACTACCCTTACTATGGCAAACTGACTCAC GTTAACTACACCTCCCCCCTGGTGGCAATGCATTTTACGGATGTGGTGAAGAACCAGGCAGTGCCTGTCCAGTGCCAACTGAAGGGCAAAGGCATCATAAATGATGTCATCAATGATCGCTTTGTGGGGAAGATAATCTTTACCCTGAACATAAAAACCTAG
- the Atp1b4 gene encoding protein ATP1B4 isoform X2, whose translation MRRQLRSRRAPAFPYGYRYRLDDQDEVNQNYLADEEEDAEEEAQVMMVPGLEEEEEEEEGKEEEEEREEEGQGQPTGNVWRQKLQIVTEYLWDPEKRMSLARTGLILVIYFFFYASLAAVITLFLYMLFLAISPYMPTFTEQVKPPGVMIRPFAHSLNFNFNVSEPETWQHYVISLNGFLQGYNDSLQEEMNVDCPPGQYFIQDGDEDEDKKACQFKRSFLKNCSGLEDPTFGYSTGQPCILLKMNRIVGFRPELGDPVKVSCKVQKGDENDIRSINYYPESASFDLRYYPYYGKLTHVNYTSPLVAMHFTDVVKNQAVPVQCQLKGKGIINDVINDRFVGKIIFTLNIKT comes from the exons ATGAGAAGGCAACTCCGCTCCAGAAGGGCTCCAGCCTTTCCTTATGGTTATCGCTACAGACTT GATGATCAGGATGAAGTAAATCAGAACTACTTAGCAGATGAGGAGGAGGACGCAGAAGAAGAGGCTCAGGTGATGATGGTGCCTGgtctggaggaagaggaagaagaggaggaaggaaaagaagaggaggaagaaagggaagaagaaggtcAGGGTCAGCCGACAGGCAATGTCTGGAGGCAGAAATTGCAGATCGTGACTGAATATCTGTGGGACCCAGAGAAAAGGATGTCTCTGGCCCGAACAG GTCTGATTTTAGTCATTTACTTCTTCTTCTATGCCTCCCTGGCAGCTGTGATCACCCTATTCTTGTACATGCTGTTCCTAGCCATCAGTCCCTACATGCCAACCTTCACTGAGCAGGTGAAACCTCCTG GAGTTATGATCAGACCCTTCGCTCATAGCCTTAACTTCAACTTCAATGTTTCCGAACCTGAAACTTGGCAGCATTATGTGATTAGCCTAAATGGCTTTCTTCAGG GCTATAATGACAGTCTTCAAGAGGAAATGAATGTAGATTGTCCTCCGGGACAATACTTCATCcaagatggagatgaagatgaGGACAAGAAGGCCTGCCAATTTAAACGCTCCTTCCTGAAGAATTGCTCTGGGCTGGAGGACCCTACTTTTGGATACTCTACTGGACAGCCTTGCATCCTCCTCAAGATGAACCGG ATTGTAGGCTTTCGTCCTGAGCTTGGAGATCCTGTGAAGGTGTCCTGCAAAGTTCAG AAAGGTGATGAAAACGACATTCGATCCATCAATTACTACCCAGAGTCGGCTTCTTTTGACCTCCGCTACTACCCTTACTATGGCAAACTGACTCAC GTTAACTACACCTCCCCCCTGGTGGCAATGCATTTTACGGATGTGGTGAAGAACCAGGCAGTGCCTGTCCAGTGCCAACTGAAGGGCAAAGGCATCATAAATGATGTCATCAATGATCGCTTTGTGGGGAAGATAATCTTTACCCTGAACATAAAAACCTAG